A window of Solea solea chromosome 18, fSolSol10.1, whole genome shotgun sequence contains these coding sequences:
- the mapkbp1 gene encoding mitogen-activated protein kinase-binding protein 1 isoform X4 gives MNAEGSGTIRSRIKNLLRSPSIKLRRRSDSARHKQELGDKVVLEKVLGITAPGNRALTFDPRTGLLAYPAGCVVVLLNPRKNKQLHIFNSSRKAITTLAFSPDGKYIVTGESGHMPAVRVWEVSDRCQVSQLQEHKYGVSCVSFSPNGKYIVSVGYEHDKMVNVWNWKKNVVVAANKVSSKVTAVSFSDDSSYFVTAGNRHVKFWYLDHAKTSKVNATVPLLGRSGLLGELRNNFFSDVACGRGRSSSSTFCITSSGLLCEFNDRRLLDKWVELRRVDSASASQSTCLSVTEDFIFCGCSDGTVRAFSPVNLHFLCTLPRPHHLGADITRMVDASQLFSSRSDARYPDTVAVTFDPTNRWLSCIYNDHSVYVWDVRDLRDLRRAGKLYSALYHSSCVWSLEVSPEGGGGGQMCLPPGSFLSCSSDNTIRLWNLNGQNVLDRNILSHDLQKVIYVDDNLSSLLDTDSFAVAGGNTEKAGSSCSEGQQTDQNRMGIRTLTVSPDGQHLASGDRMGVLRVHEVETMEEILNVQAHDSEILCLEFSKPETGLRLLATASRDRLIHVLDAARDYSLVQTLDEHSSSITAVRFAANEGKVWMISCGADKSVYFRTAQQVEAGLEFTRTHHVVRKTTLYDMDVEPTRKYAAVGGQDRSIRIFNISNGKQKKIYKGSQSEDGTLIKVQIDPSGLYIATSCSDKNISIFDFYSGECVASMFGHSEIVTGVKFSSDCRHLITVSGDSCIFVWRLSPQLTIRMRQRLTDLRSANHSSSTQIEAPPTAATLSRAAAASPRVVTMSSDSDKDEEEELCSPYMGTAGSVEEEPDVCDDALITEDGGAEGASAGSRLPRRRWSRKMGGADGVLMVKSMLDLRQLDEERSGQDMEAGLQRTNVELGSTVSLQVQDESRTNQRPDFILLSNHSPQGEDAALFPDQWEDRVSLAGSEFQVKEACRPSAPGGHRDKPSPDSGCSLDFSSTLTTPTRPAGDDSEKTVVDENSSELEDDDDGGGGAYQTVPQTPDQEAFLKEHFVTLSDHSGSPSRASHSSTESLSISSRFLSHNSAGSRAVFPLPSRTSREVGAGDMKTRPLVSEVRPLMEQEQNQNRSQDRKVSWHQDQTQTQDQVHIQTNQDQAQPPQEEDTCQKLSPPLKKVQTAVESRRNVGPTARAAASHLNSTCGLRKTQSVHSLLSDTGDPSLLTAHPSGEVPHQLLLPLQRPTTLPSSPRRLPAQRLGPVSPRSPQQETAQSVTVGQRKSSSPLSSSTPAPRSYMSPTTSSMAKMSRSVSMGDGLNISDPVEDAVVTLSCSQIKDTTPPPVAVVPSNAALAAPPQAAIVPVVASSSSPSNHSNQVPPPPRSLQTRVSSSRPLPDKPSLTSFSLSTRPPVPVSPLTPPPPQTPAGTSAEQRDHPDLPISVESCRALTNELQSCFKRATHLYRQVSGSSTDGSAPDQQMAVLLSEAFHAMRVELDCLPLSEPSMLGGVGEVKMAALLEEYSLLLLQAVQRKVNSSMS, from the exons ATGAACGCGGAGGGAAGCGGAACGATCCGCAGCCGCATCAAGAACCTGCTCAGGTCCCCGTCAATCAAACTGAGGAGGCGGAGCGACAGCGCGCGGCACAAACAGGAGCTGGGCGACAAG GTGGTTCTGGAAAAGGTTCTGGGAATCACAGCTCCAGGAAACCGagctctgacctttgaccctcgAACTGGACTGTTGGCTTATCCtgcagg gtgTGTTGTCGTTCTGCTGAATCCTCGGAAGAACAAACAGCTTCACATCTTCAACAGCTCCAG gaaGGCGATCACCACATTAGCATTTTCTCCAGATGGAAAATACATAGTCACAGGAGag AGTGGTCACATGCCTGCAGTCAGAGTGTGGGAGGTGTCAGACAGGTGTCAGGTGTCTCAGCTGCAGGAACATAAATACGGAGTCTCGTGTGTCTCGTTTTCTCCAAACGGAAAATACATCGTGAGCGTGGGCTATGAACACGACAAGATGGTCAACGTGTGGAACTGGAAG AAAAACGTGGTGGTCGCTGCTAACAAAGTATCCAGTAAAGTCACCGCCGTCTCCTTCTCTGATGACAGTTCTTACTTCGTTACCGCCGGCAACCGACATGTTAAGTTCTGGTACCTGGACCACGCCAAGACCTCcaag GTGAACGCCACAGTTCCTCTCCTGGGGCGTTCAGGTCTTCTCGGTGAACTCAGGAACAACTTCTTCAGTGATGTGGCATGTGGGCGTGGCCgaagctcctcctccaccttctgcATCACCTCCTCAGGTTTACTGTGTGAGTTCAACGACCGACGCCTTCTGGACAAGTGGGTGGAGCTTCGG agAGTGGACTCAGCCTCA GCGTCTCAGTCCACCTGTCTGTCCGTCACAGAGGACTTTATCTTCTGTGGTTGTTCTGATGGAACAGTTCGTGCGTTCAGTCCTGTTAACCTGCACTTCCTCTGCACACTGCCCCGCCCACATCACCTGGGCGCTGACATCACCAGGATGGTGGAcgccag tcagcTGTTCTCCTCCAGGTCAGACGCTCGTTACCCGGACACAGTAgcggtgacctttgaccccacaAACCGCTGGCTGTCGTGCATCTACAACGATCACAGTGTTTATGTTTGGGATGTTCGTGACCTCAGGGACCTTCGCAGGGCGGGAAAACTTTACTCCGCCCTCTACCACTCGTCCTGTGTGTGGAgtctggag gtgtctccagagggaggaggaggaggacagatgtGTCTCCCCCCTGGCTCCTTCCTGTCCTGTTCCTCTGACAACACCATCCGTCTGTGGAACCTCAATGGACAAAATGTCCTTGACAGGAACATCCTGAGCCAC gACCTGCAAAAGGTCATCTACGTGGACGATAACTTGTCGAGCCTCTTGGATACGGACAGCTTTGCCGTTGCCGGTGGTAACACGGAGAAGGCGGGGTCATCGTGTTCAGAAGGGCAGCAGACTGACCAGAACAGGATGGGTATTAGGACCCTGACAGTCAGTCCTGATGGACAGCACCTGGCCTCTGGAGACCGCATGGGAGTCCTCAG gGTCCATGAGGTGGAGACGATGGAGGAGATTCTCAACGTTCAGGCTCACGACTCTGAGATTCTCTGCCTCGAGTTCTCCAAACCTGAAACTG GTCTTCGGTTGTTAGCGACGGCGAGTCGCGATCGTTTAATCCACGTTCTGGACGCAGCTCGAGATTACAGTCTGGTCCAAACACTGGATGAACACTCATCGTCCATCACTGCCGTACGATTCGCCG CCAATGAAGGGAAAGTTTGGATGATCAGCTGTGGAGCCGATAAAAGCGTTTACTTTCGCACAGCTCAGCAG GTGGAGGCAGGATTGGAGTTCACACGGACTCATCACGTGGTCAGAAAAACCACTCTGTATGACATGGACGTTGAGCCGACCAGGAAGTACGCTGCAGTGGGCGGGCAGGACCGCAGCATCAG GATCTTTAACATCAGTAACGGGAAACAAAAGAAGATCTATAAAGGCTCACAGTCAGAGGACGGCACGCTCatcaag GTACAGATCGACCCGTCAGGTCTCTACATCGCCACCTCCTGTTCAGACAAGAACATCAGTATCTTTGACTTTTACTCTGGAGAATGTGTGGCCTCCATGTTTGGacactcag agattGTAACAGGTGTGAAGTTCAGCAGTGACTGCAGACACCTGATCACTGTCTCTGGAGACAG ttgtaTCTTCGTGTGGCGTCTCAGTCCTCAGTTGACCATCAGGATGAGGCAGAGACTCACTGACCTCagatcagccaatcacagctccAGCACACAGATTGAGGCTCCGCCCACAGCAGCCACACTCAG cagggcgGCAGCAGCGTCTCCTCGAGTCGTCACCATGTCGTCAGACAGCGacaaagatgaggaggaggagctgtgcTCTCCTTATATGGGCACAGCTGGAAGTGTGGAGGAGGAGCCAG ACGTTTGTGACGACGCGCTGATCACGGAGGACGGCGGCGCTGAG gGGGCGTCAGCAGGAAGTCGACTCCCTCGCCGCCGCTGGTCCAGGAAGATGGGCGGAGCAGACGGCGTCCTGATGGTCAAATCGATGTTGGACCTGAGACAACTGGACGAGGAGAGGAGTGGCCAAGACATGGAGGCGGGGCTTCAGAGAACCAATGTGGAGCTGGGGAGTACTGTCAGTCTGCag GTTCAGGACGAGTCGAGGACCAATCAGAGACCAGACTTCATCCTGCTGTCCAATCACAGTCCACAAGGGGAAGACGCGGCGCTGTTTCCTGATCAGTGGGAGGACAGAGTGAGTCTGGCCGGCAG TGAGTTCCAGGTAAAGGAGGCGTGTCGTCCTTCTGCCCCTGGTGGACATCGGGACAAACCTAGTCCAGACAGCGGCTGCTCGCTCGACTTCAGCTCCACACTGACCACTCCAACCAGACCTGCAGGAGACG ACTCGGAGAAGACGGTTGTAGACGAGAATTCCTCGGAGCTGGAGGACGATGACGacggagggggcggagcctatCAGACTGTCCCTCAGACTCCAGACCAGGAAGCTTTTCTGAAGGAACACTTTGTCACACTGTCTGACCACTCAG GGAGTCCGAGCAGAGCGAGCCACAGCTCAACTGAGAGTCTCAGCATCTCCTCCAGGTTCCTGTCCCACAACTCAGCTGGAAG TCGCGCTGTGTTTCCTCTTCCATCTCGGACCAGCAGAGAAGTCGGAGCAGGAGACATGAAGACGCGTCCTCTGGTCTCTGAAGTCCGACCTCTGATGGAGCAGGAGCAGAACCAGAACAGGAGCCAGGACAGGAAGGTTTCATGGCACCAGGATCAAACACAGACTCAAGACCAGGTACATATCCAGACCAACCAGGACCAAGCACAGCCGCCTCAGGAGGAGGACACCTGCCAGAAGTTGTCTCCTCCTCTGAAGAAGGTCCAGACAGCTGTGGAGTCCAGGAGGAATGTGGGCCCGACGGCCCGGGCTGCAGCCTCACATCTGAACTCCACCTGTGGACTCAGGAAGACACAGTCTGTCCACAGCCTGCTGAgtgacacag gtgacccctcCCTCTTGACCGCTCATCCATCTGGAGAGGTCCCTCATCAGCTGCTCCTCCCCCTTCAGCGTCCCACCACCCTTCCGTCCTCCCCCAGGCGTCTGCCCGCTCAGAGACTCGGTCCTGTGTCCCCCAGGTCCCCGCAGCAGGAGACAGCTCAGTCTGTCACTGTTGGACAGAGAAAGTCTTCCTCGCCGTTGTCCTCGTCCACACCGGCGCCACGGTCCTACATGAGCCCGACCACCAGCTCCATGGCCAAGATGTCCCGCTCCGTCTCCATGGGCGACGGCCTGAACATCTCTGACCCTGTGGAGGACGCCGTGGTGACGTTGTCCTGCTCTCAGATCAAAGACACTACACCTCCTCCGGTTGCCGTGGTTCCCTCCAACGCAGCTCTGGCCGCACCTCCTCAAGCTGCTATTGTCCCCGTtgttgcctcctcctcctcaccgaGTAACCATAGTAACCAGgtaccccctcccccccgcaGTCTACAGACTCGGGTGTCCAGCAGCAGACCACTTCCAGACAAACCCTCCCTCACCTCCTTCTCGCTGTCGACTCGTCCTCCGGTCCCCGTCTCCCCCCTGACTCCCCCCCCgcctcagactcctgcaggaACCAGTGCTGAACAGAGAGACCACCCAG ACCTGCCAATCAGTGTGGAGAGCTGCAGAGCTTTGACCAATGAGCTGCAGAGCTGCTTTAAGAGAGCCACACACCTGTACAGACAG gtgaGCGGCTCTTCCACTGATGGCTCCGCCCCtgaccagcagatggcagtgCTCCTATCAGAGGCCTTCCATGCCATGAGGGTGGAGCTGGACTGTTTGCCACTGAGTGAGCCGAGCATGCTGGGAGGAGTGGGGGAGGTAAAGATGGCGGCTCTGCTGGAGGAGTACTCTCTGCTGCTCCTACAGGCCGTTCAAAGGAAGGTCAACAGCAGCATGTCCTGA
- the mapkbp1 gene encoding mitogen-activated protein kinase-binding protein 1 isoform X5 codes for MNAEGSGTIRSRIKNLLRSPSIKLRRRSDSARHKQELGDKVVLEKVLGITAPGNRALTFDPRTGLLAYPAGCVVVLLNPRKNKQLHIFNSSRKAITTLAFSPDGKYIVTGESGHMPAVRVWEVSDRCQVSQLQEHKYGVSCVSFSPNGKYIVSVGYEHDKMVNVWNWKKNVVVAANKVSSKVTAVSFSDDSSYFVTAGNRHVKFWYLDHAKTSKVNATVPLLGRSGLLGELRNNFFSDVACGRGRSSSSTFCITSSGLLCEFNDRRLLDKWVELRASQSTCLSVTEDFIFCGCSDGTVRAFSPVNLHFLCTLPRPHHLGADITRMVDASQLFSSRSDARYPDTVAVTFDPTNRWLSCIYNDHSVYVWDVRDLRDLRRAGKLYSALYHSSCVWSLEVSPEGGGGGQMCLPPGSFLSCSSDNTIRLWNLNGQNVLDRNILSHDLQKVIYVDDNLSSLLDTDSFAVAGGNTEKAGSSCSEGQQTDQNRMGIRTLTVSPDGQHLASGDRMGVLRVHEVETMEEILNVQAHDSEILCLEFSKPETGLRLLATASRDRLIHVLDAARDYSLVQTLDEHSSSITAVRFAANEGKVWMISCGADKSVYFRTAQQVEAGLEFTRTHHVVRKTTLYDMDVEPTRKYAAVGGQDRSIRIFNISNGKQKKIYKGSQSEDGTLIKVQIDPSGLYIATSCSDKNISIFDFYSGECVASMFGHSEIVTGVKFSSDCRHLITVSGDSCIFVWRLSPQLTIRMRQRLTDLRSANHSSSTQIEAPPTAATLSRAAAASPRVVTMSSDSDKDEEEELCSPYMGTAGSVEEEPDVCDDALITEDGGAECVFPQGASAGSRLPRRRWSRKMGGADGVLMVKSMLDLRQLDEERSGQDMEAGLQRTNVELGSTVSLQVQDESRTNQRPDFILLSNHSPQGEDAALFPDQWEDRVSLAGSEFQVKEACRPSAPGGHRDKPSPDSGCSLDFSSTLTTPTRPAGDDSEKTVVDENSSELEDDDDGGGGAYQTVPQTPDQEAFLKEHFVTLSDHSGSPSRASHSSTESLSISSRFLSHNSAGSRAVFPLPSRTSREVGAGDMKTRPLVSEVRPLMEQEQNQNRSQDRKVSWHQDQTQTQDQVHIQTNQDQAQPPQEEDTCQKLSPPLKKVQTAVESRRNVGPTARAAASHLNSTCGLRKTQSVHSLLSDTGDPSLLTAHPSGEVPHQLLLPLQRPTTLPSSPRRLPAQRLGPVSPRSPQQETAQSVTVGQRKSSSPLSSSTPAPRSYMSPTTSSMAKMSRSVSMGDGLNISDPVEDAVVTLSCSQIKDTTPPPVAVVPSNAALAAPPQAAIVPVVASSSSPSNHSNQVPPPPRSLQTRVSSSRPLPDKPSLTSFSLSTRPPVPVSPLTPPPPQTPAGTSAEQRDHPDLPISVESCRALTNELQSCFKRATHLYRQVSGSSTDGSAPDQQMAVLLSEAFHAMRVELDCLPLSEPSMLGGVGEVKMAALLEEYSLLLLQAVQRKVNSSMS; via the exons ATGAACGCGGAGGGAAGCGGAACGATCCGCAGCCGCATCAAGAACCTGCTCAGGTCCCCGTCAATCAAACTGAGGAGGCGGAGCGACAGCGCGCGGCACAAACAGGAGCTGGGCGACAAG GTGGTTCTGGAAAAGGTTCTGGGAATCACAGCTCCAGGAAACCGagctctgacctttgaccctcgAACTGGACTGTTGGCTTATCCtgcagg gtgTGTTGTCGTTCTGCTGAATCCTCGGAAGAACAAACAGCTTCACATCTTCAACAGCTCCAG gaaGGCGATCACCACATTAGCATTTTCTCCAGATGGAAAATACATAGTCACAGGAGag AGTGGTCACATGCCTGCAGTCAGAGTGTGGGAGGTGTCAGACAGGTGTCAGGTGTCTCAGCTGCAGGAACATAAATACGGAGTCTCGTGTGTCTCGTTTTCTCCAAACGGAAAATACATCGTGAGCGTGGGCTATGAACACGACAAGATGGTCAACGTGTGGAACTGGAAG AAAAACGTGGTGGTCGCTGCTAACAAAGTATCCAGTAAAGTCACCGCCGTCTCCTTCTCTGATGACAGTTCTTACTTCGTTACCGCCGGCAACCGACATGTTAAGTTCTGGTACCTGGACCACGCCAAGACCTCcaag GTGAACGCCACAGTTCCTCTCCTGGGGCGTTCAGGTCTTCTCGGTGAACTCAGGAACAACTTCTTCAGTGATGTGGCATGTGGGCGTGGCCgaagctcctcctccaccttctgcATCACCTCCTCAGGTTTACTGTGTGAGTTCAACGACCGACGCCTTCTGGACAAGTGGGTGGAGCTTCGG GCGTCTCAGTCCACCTGTCTGTCCGTCACAGAGGACTTTATCTTCTGTGGTTGTTCTGATGGAACAGTTCGTGCGTTCAGTCCTGTTAACCTGCACTTCCTCTGCACACTGCCCCGCCCACATCACCTGGGCGCTGACATCACCAGGATGGTGGAcgccag tcagcTGTTCTCCTCCAGGTCAGACGCTCGTTACCCGGACACAGTAgcggtgacctttgaccccacaAACCGCTGGCTGTCGTGCATCTACAACGATCACAGTGTTTATGTTTGGGATGTTCGTGACCTCAGGGACCTTCGCAGGGCGGGAAAACTTTACTCCGCCCTCTACCACTCGTCCTGTGTGTGGAgtctggag gtgtctccagagggaggaggaggaggacagatgtGTCTCCCCCCTGGCTCCTTCCTGTCCTGTTCCTCTGACAACACCATCCGTCTGTGGAACCTCAATGGACAAAATGTCCTTGACAGGAACATCCTGAGCCAC gACCTGCAAAAGGTCATCTACGTGGACGATAACTTGTCGAGCCTCTTGGATACGGACAGCTTTGCCGTTGCCGGTGGTAACACGGAGAAGGCGGGGTCATCGTGTTCAGAAGGGCAGCAGACTGACCAGAACAGGATGGGTATTAGGACCCTGACAGTCAGTCCTGATGGACAGCACCTGGCCTCTGGAGACCGCATGGGAGTCCTCAG gGTCCATGAGGTGGAGACGATGGAGGAGATTCTCAACGTTCAGGCTCACGACTCTGAGATTCTCTGCCTCGAGTTCTCCAAACCTGAAACTG GTCTTCGGTTGTTAGCGACGGCGAGTCGCGATCGTTTAATCCACGTTCTGGACGCAGCTCGAGATTACAGTCTGGTCCAAACACTGGATGAACACTCATCGTCCATCACTGCCGTACGATTCGCCG CCAATGAAGGGAAAGTTTGGATGATCAGCTGTGGAGCCGATAAAAGCGTTTACTTTCGCACAGCTCAGCAG GTGGAGGCAGGATTGGAGTTCACACGGACTCATCACGTGGTCAGAAAAACCACTCTGTATGACATGGACGTTGAGCCGACCAGGAAGTACGCTGCAGTGGGCGGGCAGGACCGCAGCATCAG GATCTTTAACATCAGTAACGGGAAACAAAAGAAGATCTATAAAGGCTCACAGTCAGAGGACGGCACGCTCatcaag GTACAGATCGACCCGTCAGGTCTCTACATCGCCACCTCCTGTTCAGACAAGAACATCAGTATCTTTGACTTTTACTCTGGAGAATGTGTGGCCTCCATGTTTGGacactcag agattGTAACAGGTGTGAAGTTCAGCAGTGACTGCAGACACCTGATCACTGTCTCTGGAGACAG ttgtaTCTTCGTGTGGCGTCTCAGTCCTCAGTTGACCATCAGGATGAGGCAGAGACTCACTGACCTCagatcagccaatcacagctccAGCACACAGATTGAGGCTCCGCCCACAGCAGCCACACTCAG cagggcgGCAGCAGCGTCTCCTCGAGTCGTCACCATGTCGTCAGACAGCGacaaagatgaggaggaggagctgtgcTCTCCTTATATGGGCACAGCTGGAAGTGTGGAGGAGGAGCCAG ACGTTTGTGACGACGCGCTGATCACGGAGGACGGCGGCGCTGAG tgtgtgtttcctcaggGGGCGTCAGCAGGAAGTCGACTCCCTCGCCGCCGCTGGTCCAGGAAGATGGGCGGAGCAGACGGCGTCCTGATGGTCAAATCGATGTTGGACCTGAGACAACTGGACGAGGAGAGGAGTGGCCAAGACATGGAGGCGGGGCTTCAGAGAACCAATGTGGAGCTGGGGAGTACTGTCAGTCTGCag GTTCAGGACGAGTCGAGGACCAATCAGAGACCAGACTTCATCCTGCTGTCCAATCACAGTCCACAAGGGGAAGACGCGGCGCTGTTTCCTGATCAGTGGGAGGACAGAGTGAGTCTGGCCGGCAG TGAGTTCCAGGTAAAGGAGGCGTGTCGTCCTTCTGCCCCTGGTGGACATCGGGACAAACCTAGTCCAGACAGCGGCTGCTCGCTCGACTTCAGCTCCACACTGACCACTCCAACCAGACCTGCAGGAGACG ACTCGGAGAAGACGGTTGTAGACGAGAATTCCTCGGAGCTGGAGGACGATGACGacggagggggcggagcctatCAGACTGTCCCTCAGACTCCAGACCAGGAAGCTTTTCTGAAGGAACACTTTGTCACACTGTCTGACCACTCAG GGAGTCCGAGCAGAGCGAGCCACAGCTCAACTGAGAGTCTCAGCATCTCCTCCAGGTTCCTGTCCCACAACTCAGCTGGAAG TCGCGCTGTGTTTCCTCTTCCATCTCGGACCAGCAGAGAAGTCGGAGCAGGAGACATGAAGACGCGTCCTCTGGTCTCTGAAGTCCGACCTCTGATGGAGCAGGAGCAGAACCAGAACAGGAGCCAGGACAGGAAGGTTTCATGGCACCAGGATCAAACACAGACTCAAGACCAGGTACATATCCAGACCAACCAGGACCAAGCACAGCCGCCTCAGGAGGAGGACACCTGCCAGAAGTTGTCTCCTCCTCTGAAGAAGGTCCAGACAGCTGTGGAGTCCAGGAGGAATGTGGGCCCGACGGCCCGGGCTGCAGCCTCACATCTGAACTCCACCTGTGGACTCAGGAAGACACAGTCTGTCCACAGCCTGCTGAgtgacacag gtgacccctcCCTCTTGACCGCTCATCCATCTGGAGAGGTCCCTCATCAGCTGCTCCTCCCCCTTCAGCGTCCCACCACCCTTCCGTCCTCCCCCAGGCGTCTGCCCGCTCAGAGACTCGGTCCTGTGTCCCCCAGGTCCCCGCAGCAGGAGACAGCTCAGTCTGTCACTGTTGGACAGAGAAAGTCTTCCTCGCCGTTGTCCTCGTCCACACCGGCGCCACGGTCCTACATGAGCCCGACCACCAGCTCCATGGCCAAGATGTCCCGCTCCGTCTCCATGGGCGACGGCCTGAACATCTCTGACCCTGTGGAGGACGCCGTGGTGACGTTGTCCTGCTCTCAGATCAAAGACACTACACCTCCTCCGGTTGCCGTGGTTCCCTCCAACGCAGCTCTGGCCGCACCTCCTCAAGCTGCTATTGTCCCCGTtgttgcctcctcctcctcaccgaGTAACCATAGTAACCAGgtaccccctcccccccgcaGTCTACAGACTCGGGTGTCCAGCAGCAGACCACTTCCAGACAAACCCTCCCTCACCTCCTTCTCGCTGTCGACTCGTCCTCCGGTCCCCGTCTCCCCCCTGACTCCCCCCCCgcctcagactcctgcaggaACCAGTGCTGAACAGAGAGACCACCCAG ACCTGCCAATCAGTGTGGAGAGCTGCAGAGCTTTGACCAATGAGCTGCAGAGCTGCTTTAAGAGAGCCACACACCTGTACAGACAG gtgaGCGGCTCTTCCACTGATGGCTCCGCCCCtgaccagcagatggcagtgCTCCTATCAGAGGCCTTCCATGCCATGAGGGTGGAGCTGGACTGTTTGCCACTGAGTGAGCCGAGCATGCTGGGAGGAGTGGGGGAGGTAAAGATGGCGGCTCTGCTGGAGGAGTACTCTCTGCTGCTCCTACAGGCCGTTCAAAGGAAGGTCAACAGCAGCATGTCCTGA